A single Botrytis cinerea B05.10 chromosome 1, complete sequence DNA region contains:
- the Bcsec13 gene encoding Bcsec13: MAQTITNSGHDDMIHDAALDYYGRRLATCSSDRTVKIFEIEGETHRLTETLKGHEGAIWSISWAHPKYGNILASAGYDGKVLIYRETSSVWTKIYDFALHTASVNSLSWCPHESGCLLACASSDGNVSVLEFKDNSMDHKIFHAHGIGVNSVSWAPSSQPGSLVSANAGGKEGGVRRFVTGGSDNLLRVWGWDQASLSYKVEGAPLQGHGDWVRDVAWSPTVLQKSYIASASQDKTVRIWTSSAASSPGQWESKVLQFEREVWRVSWSLSGNVLAVSGGDNKVSLWKENLRGEWECVKEIEE; encoded by the exons ATGGCGCAAACAATAACCAATTCGGGTCATGATGACATGATT CACGATGCAGCATTGGATTACTATGGTCGCAGACTCGCAACATGTTCTTCGGATCGTACAGTAAAGATCTTTGAAATCGAAGGGGAAACACATCGTCTTACAGAAACACTGAAGGG CCACGAAGGAGCCATCTGGTCCATCTCCTGGGCTCACCCCAAATACGGCAACATCCTCGCCTCCGCAGGCTACGACGGCAAAGTTCTCATCTACCGCGAAACCTCATCAGTGTGGACGAAGATCTACGATTTCGCCCTGCACACCGCATCCGTCAATTCTCTGTCCTGGTGTCCCCATGAATCCGGATGTCTCCTCGCATGCGCATCCTCGGATGGAAATGTTTCGGTTCTAGAATTCAAGGATAATTCCATGGATCATAAGATTTTCCATGCGCATGGTATTGGTGTGAATAGTGTTTCCTGGGCGCCATCTTCGCAGCCGGGTAGTTTGGTCAGTGCGAATGcgggaggaaaggaaggtgGTGTTAGGAGATTTGTTACGGGAGGAAGTGATAATCTTTTGAGGGTTTGGGGTTGGGATCAAGCTAGTTTGAGTTACAAGGTTGAAGGGGCTCCATTACAGGGACATGGTGATTGGGTTAGAGACGTTGCATGGAGTCCTACGGTTTTGCAAAAGA GTTACATAGCGTCCGCATCCCAAGACAAAACTGTGCGCATCTGGACTTCCTCGGCAGCTTCCAGTCCAGGTCAATGGGAATCTAAAGTTCTCCAATTCGAACGCGAAGTGTGGCGCGTATCGTGGAGTTTAAGCGGGAATGTATTGGCAGTCAGTGGAGGTGATAATAAGGTTTCTTTATGGAAGGAAAATTTGAGGGGCGAGTGGGAATGTGTTAAGGAGATTGAggaatag